In the genome of Coturnix japonica isolate 7356 chromosome Z, Coturnix japonica 2.1, whole genome shotgun sequence, one region contains:
- the CZH5orf34 gene encoding uncharacterized protein C5orf34 homolog, with protein sequence MAAERLMVLYGDDSVEVHYADGARLLLSPCGSEYLYEEPLPAAAHPLQPAGSTRQRVPFVISAYREQILRALDFRNTFSSRPYLPSRIIPPERKRIIFSDALEVRWPDPVTADLTRCIRNGSVKISSVDGYAHLYLSELQQEFTVEFLCKVSQPFAASSRFSPKNSNYKTEDQSGKSSKNPVPEISSKQMRNDYKNSEDGHTEGEYREATKPDNQGDRGGVPLFSTSCSSEYTWVTQRWSVSSCPEEWKYPLSLALMCYSLHTAKNILKTCDENNHASIGADVLTDPKAYEAVSRLPVALPISCRAPHLHRWSFCDFFLQKNQDSEYSHPQLIHIVWCNGVFYRFIHGRRNITEIYPGDESLLKSEGDFLGNYFVHYAIQKGIEKREEKMYSVNSLPPDVPGSQYSISSIITEATKMLQYCYKTKLSLIHNFHLCCWKMVPETDGREMLPVLLAEKVNPGIGRLLVYSDHKVHAAFCDGISLNMVWDFSSCYTKIQVNEDVGWCKLTTPDGVQQLIQIRHPGIYERYIRTVIGWCRSLNESEETPEFTTHTVTEENWSADAELQKIQRFNFLLDNCNVLEGTSAAKNSPSAKKSESGTDPEEMCEGHVLEALQNTSRIIQDIESLLARAGK encoded by the exons ATGGCCGCCGAGCGGCTGATGGTGCTGTACGGGGACGACTCGGTGGAGGTGCACTACGCGGACGGGGCCCGCCTGCTGCTGTCCCCCTGCGGCTCCGAGTACCTGTACGAAGAGCCGCTGCCCGCCGCTGCCCACCCCCTGCAGCCGGCGGGGAGCACCCGCCAGCGGGTCCCGTTCGTCATCAGTGCCTACAGG GAGCAAATTCTGCGGGCTCTCGATTTCCGGAACACGTTTTCTTCTCGGCCGTATTTACCTTCTCGTATTATACCCCCcgaaagaaaaaga ATTATTTTCAGCGATGCCTTAGAAGTTAGATGGCCTGACCCTGTTACTGCTGATCTGACAAGATGCATAAGGAATGGCAGTGTGAAGATCTCATCAGTAGATGGTTATGCCCACCTTTACCTGTCAGAACTGCAGCAAGAATTTACTGTGGAGTTCTTATGTAAAGTCAGCCAACCATTTGCAGCATCCTCACGCTTCTCTCCAAAGAACAGCAACTATAAAACCGAAGATCAGTCTGGAAAATCAAGTAAAAATCCTGTTCCAGAAATATCatcaaaacaaatgagaaatgattATAAAAACAGTGAAGATGGTCACACTGAAGGTGAATACAGAGAAGCAACCAAACCAGACAACCAGGGAGACAGAGGTGGagttcctttgttttctacaagCTGTTCTTCTGAATACACATGGGTTACACAGCGTTGGTCTGTTTCCTCATGCCCAGAAGAATGGAAATACCCTTTGTCATTGGCATTAATGTGCTACAGCTTGCATACTGCTAAGAACATACTGAAGACCTGTGATGAAAATAACCACGCATCTATAGGAGCAGATGTTCTAACAGACCCCAAAGCATACGAAGCAGTATCTCGTTTGCCTGTAGCTTTGCCGATCAGCTGCAGAGCACCGCATTTACATAG GTGGAGTTTCTGTGACTTCTTTTTACAAAAGAATCAAGATTCTGAGTATTCACACCCTCAGCTAATTCACATTGTATGGTGCAATGGTGTTTTTTACAG atTTATCCATGGCAGaagaaacatcacagaaatTTATCCTGGTGATGAATCACTTCTCAAGTCAGAAGGAGACTTTCTGGGAAACTACTTTGTACATTATGCAATCcagaaaggaatagaaaag agagaagaaaagatgtatTCAGTAAATAGTCTACCTCCTGATGTTCCAGGAAGTCAGTACTCTATATCTTCCATTATTACTGAAGCAACCAA aatgCTTCAGTATTGCTACAAGACTAAACTATCATTAATTCACAactttcatctctgctgctggaaaatg GTACCTGAGACAGATGGACGAGAAATGCTGCCAGTTTTGCTGGCTGAGAAGGTTAACCCTGGCATAGGAAGACTTCTTGTATACTCAGACCATAAAGTGCATGCTGCTTTTTGCGATGGGATCTCCTTGAATATGGTCTGGGATTTCAGCTCTTGCTATACAAAGATTCAG gtAAATGAAGATGTAGGCTGGTGTAAATTAACTACTCCTGATGGGGTACAGCAGCTAATCCAAATCAGGCACCCTGGAATCTATGAAAG GTACATCAGAACAGTAATAGGATGGTGCAGAAGTTTGAATGAAAGCGAGGAGACTCCTGAATTTACTACACACACTGTAACCGAAGAAAATTG GTCTGCTGATGCTGAGCttcaaaaaatacagagatttaATT TTCTGTTGGATAACTGCAATGTTCTGGAAGGGACGTCTGCTGCAAAAAACAGCCCGTCTGCCAAAAAATCAGAAAGTGGGACCGATCCTGAGGAAATGTGTGAAGGACACGTTTTGGAGGCTCTGCAAAATACCTCCAGAATAATTCAAGACATTGAATCTCTTCTTGCCAGAGCTGGGAAGTGA
- the PAIP1 gene encoding polyadenylate-binding protein-interacting protein 1 isoform X2, whose protein sequence is MQTTRILSGPRVSLPTSGPEMAKPQVPVTPVAMSKLSVKAPEFYPSGYNPNFNQNLTDSSFEDGYGGYLTLAEYVQDFLNHLTEQPGCFESEIELFADTLNGWVVTDEALQELVDLIYQQATSVPNFSYMGARLCNYLSHHLTISPQSGNFRQLLLKRCQAEFENRDEAAKGDEVTRKQFHAFVLFLGELYLNLEIKGTKGQVTRAEILQEGLRELLNALFSNPVDSNLICAVKLLKLTGSVLEDAWKDKGKDDMTEVIQRIENVVLDANCSRDVKHMLLKLVELRSSNWGRVLGTSSHTEATPENDPNYFMNEPTFYTSDGIPFTAADPDYQEEYQELLEREDWFPDYEENGTDLSGAGDLYFDDIDDEMDPEIEEAYEKFCLESEHGRKQ, encoded by the exons ATGCAAACAACAAGAATCCTGTCTGGACCACGAGTTTCACTACCTACTTCTGGACCAGAAATGGCAAAACCTCAGGTGCCTGTGACTCCTGTGGCAATGTCAAAATTGTCAGTTAAAGCTCCTGAGTTCTACCCATCTGGATACAACCCAAACTTCAATCAGAACTTGACA GATTCTTCCTTCGAAGATGGATATGGTGGGTATCTGACTTTGGCAGAATACGTACAAGACTTCCTAAACCATCTCACTGAGCAACCAGGTTGTTTTGAAAGTGAAATAGAACTGTTCGCTGATACGCTGAATGGCTGGGTTGTAACAGATGAAGCTTTGCAAGAACTTGTTGATCTCATCTATCAGCAG GCCACATCAGTCCCAAACTTTTCCTACATGGGAGCAAGGTTGTGTAACTATTTATCTCACCATCTAACCATTAGTCCACAAAGTGGGAACTTCCGACAGTTGTTACTTAAAAG GTGTCAAGCAGAGTTCGAAAACAGAGATGAAGCTGCAAAAGGAGATGAGGTTACTCGAAAACAATTCCATGCCTTTGTACTGTTCCTAGGTGAACTTTATCTTAACCTAGAG ATTAAGGGAACAAAGGGACAGGTAACAAGAGCAGAAATTCTTCAAGAAGGCCTTCGAGAATTGCTAAATGCTCTTTTCTCTAATCCTGTGGACAGTAACTTGATATGTGCAGTGAAACTGCTGAAG TTGACAGGCTCAGTTTTAGAAGATGCTTGGAAAGATAAAGGAAAGGATGATATGACCGAAGTGATTCAGAGAATTGAAAATGTTGTACTGGATGCAAACTGTAGCAG AGATGTTAAACATATGCTTCTGAAACTGGTGGAACTACGATCAAGTAACTGGGGTAGAGTTCTTGGAACTTCCTCACATACAGAAGCTACTCCTGAAAATGACCCAAACTACTTTATG AATGAGCCAACATTTTACACTTCCGATGGCATTCCTTTCACTGCAGCAGATCCAG ATTACCAAGAAGAATATCAAGAGCTGCTTGAAAGAGAGGATTGGTTCCCAGattatgaagaaaatggaacagaTTTATCAGGAGCTGGAGATCT atatTTTGATGACATTGATGATGAGATGGATCCAGAAATTGAAGAAGCATATGAAAAATTCTGTCTAGAATCagaacatggaagaaaacagtga